A single region of the Brachypodium distachyon strain Bd21 chromosome 3, Brachypodium_distachyon_v3.0, whole genome shotgun sequence genome encodes:
- the LOC100829599 gene encoding probable phospholipid hydroperoxide glutathione peroxidase: MPSRPAPSSFLSHIRLLRSAAVSPSSSSSVLLPNSRPRLAFPVAPPVPRASAFAAASPLVRPVAAGFALFSMAAAASSASSVHDFTVKDASGKDVDLSTYKGKVLLIVNVASQCGLTNSNYTELSQLYEKYKDQGFEILAFPCNQFGGQEPGTNEEIVQFACTRFKAEYPIFDKVDVNGENVAPIYKFLKSSKGSIFGDNIKWNFSKFLIDKEGHVVDRYAPTTSPLSIEKDLKKLLASS; the protein is encoded by the exons ATGCCTTCTCGCCCCGCCCCATCGTCGTTCCTCTCTCACATCCGCCTCCTGAGaagcgccgccgtctccccatcctcctcctcctccgtgctGCTGCCGAACAGCCGCCCGCGCCTCGCTTTCCCGGTCGCGCCGCCTGTgccccgcgcctccgccttcgccgccgcgtcgccgctgGTCCGCCCGGTCGCCGCCGGATTCGCGCTGTTCagcatggccgccgccgcctcctccgcctcttcCGTCCACGACTTCACCGTCAAG GATGCAAGTGGGAAAGATGTGGACCTGAGCACCTACAAGGGGAAAGTTCTCCTCATCGTCAATGTTGCTTCCCAGTG TGGCCTGACCAATTCCAATTACACGGAACTGAGCCAGTTGTATGAGAAGTACAAGGACCAGG GTTTCGAGATCCTTGCTTTCCCATGCAACCAGTTTGGTGGGCAGGAACCTGGCACTAATGAGGAGATTGTTCAGTTTGCTTGCACTCGCTTCAAAGCCGAGTATCCAATTTTCGACAAG GTTGATGTTAATGGTGAGAATGTCGCACCCATCTACAAGTTTCTGAAGTCCAGCAAAGGCAGCATCTTCGGAGACAACATCAAATGGAACTTCTCCAAGTTTTTGATTGACAAGGAGGGACATGTCGTGGATCGCTACGCACCAACCACTTCCCCACTTAGCATCGAG AAGGACCTGAAGAAGCTGCTTGCGAGTTCTTAA